One window of the Camelus dromedarius isolate mCamDro1 chromosome 15, mCamDro1.pat, whole genome shotgun sequence genome contains the following:
- the STAMBP gene encoding STAM-binding protein produces the protein MSDHGDVSLPPEDRVRALSQIGSAVEVNEDIPPRRYFRSGVEIIRMASIYCEEGNIEHAFILYNKYITLFIEKLPKHRDYKSAVIPEKKDTVKKLKEIAFPKAEELKAELLKRYTKEYAEYNEEKKREAEDFARNVAIQQELEKEKQRVAQQKQQQLEQEQFHAFEEMIRNQELEKERLKIVQEFGKVDPGLGGPLIPDLEKPPLDVLPTAPVISTQPSDCNTTVRPAKPPVVDRSLKPGALSNSAAPTIDGLRHVVVPGKLCPQFLQLASANTARGVETCGILCGKLMRNEFTITHVLIPKQSAGSDYCNTENEEELFLIQDQQGLITLGWIHTHPTQTAFLSSVDLHTHCSYQMMLPESIAIVCSPKFQETGFFRLTDHGLEEISSCRQKGFHPHSKEPPLFCSCSHVTVVDRAVTITDLR, from the exons ATGTCTGACCATGGAGATGTGAGCCTCCCACCCGAAGACCGGGTGAGGGCTCTCTCCCAGATAGGTAGTGCAGTGGAGGTAAATGAAGACATTCCACCCCGACGGTACTTCCGCTCTGGAGTCGAGATTATCCGAATGGCGTCCATTTACTGTGAGGAAGGCAACATTGAACATGCCTTCATCCTCTATAACAAGTATATCAC GCTCTTTATTGAGAAACTACCAAAGCATCGAGATTACAAATCGGCTGTCATCCCTGAAAAGAAAGACACAGTAAAG AAATTAAAGGAGATTGCATTTCCCAAAGCAGAAGAGCTGAAGGCAGAACTGTTAAAACGATATACCAAAGAATATGCagaatataatgaagaaaaa AAGAGGGAAGCGGAAGACTTCGCCCGGAACGTAGCCATCCAGCAAGagctggagaaggaaaaacagagggttgcacagcagaagcagcagcagttgGAGCAGGAACAGTTCCATGCCTTTGAGGAGATGATCCGGAACCAGGAGCTCGAGAAAGAACGACTGAAAATTGTACAGGAGTTTGGCAAGGTGGACCCTGGCCTGGGTGGCCCACTGATACCTGACTTGGAGAAGCCCCCCCTCGATGTCCTCCCCACGGCGCCTGTCATATCCACACAGCCTTCGGACTGTAATACAACTGTAAGGCCTGCCAAGCCACCGGTAGTGGACAGGTCCTTGAAACCCGGAGCGCTGAGCAACTCAGCAG CCCCCACAATCGATGGACTGCGCCACGTGGTGGTACCTGGGAAGCTCTGCCCCCAGTTTCTCCAGCTGGCCAGTGCCAACACTGCCCGGGGAGTAGAGACCTGTGGAATTCTCTGTggaaaactg atgaggaatgaGTTTACCATTACCCACGTTCTCATCCCCAAGCAAAGTGCTGGGTCCGATTACTGCAACACGGAGAACGAAGAGGAACTTTTCCTCATACAGGATCAGCAGGGTCTCATCACACTGGGCTGGATTCAT acTCATCCCACACAGACTGCCTTCCTCTCTAGTGTTGACCTGCACACTCACTGCTCCTACCAGATGATGCTGCCAGAGTCGATAGCCATCGTTTGTTCCCCCAAGTTCCAGGA AACTGGATTCTTTAGACTAACTGACCACGGACTAGAAGAGATTTCTTCCTGTCGCCAGAAAGGCTTTCATCCACACAGCAAGGAGCCGCCCCTCTTCTGT AGCTGCAGCCATGTGACTGTTGTGGACAGAGCAGTGACCATCACAGACCTTCGATGA